The stretch of DNA TGCCGCCAGGCGGCGGAGCAGGGCCTCGAGGTCGAGATCGACCCCGGGCGGACAGCGCGCTGAAATCTGCCAGCAGGCGCCGTTCTCCGCGACCACGGCCACCGGCGCCGCCTGCCTGACGTCGTTTGCCAGGCAATCGGCAACGCCGCTCGCCGCTCCGGCGTCCGCGACCCGGTAGATCCGCCCGGTCTCCTCGACACGCTCAGCCGCCATGACGGCGGCGAGCACCCGCGCCCGGTATGCGGCGGCGACCTCTTCGGCCTCGGCGACGAGGTCGGGAGAGCGCAGGCAGACCGCAGCGGCGAGGCCGCCGCGGCCCTGCTGGCCGCAGCCGTCGATGACGGCCGCAAGGGTGCGGGCGTCGTCGATCACCTCGCGCTCGAGCCGGTAGCGCCCGCCGTACAGCCGCGAGAAGACGGACGGCGCCGTCTCCTCGCCTGCCTCAAGGACCAGGAGGGAGAGGAGGAGATCGGTTGCGACCGCCTCCTCCCCGGCCGCCTGCTCAAGGATGCGGGTGATCGTAGCGGCGTTCCCGCTGACGCCGGGGATATACGGGGTGACGGCGGTCCCCAGGGCTTCGCGGACCGAAGCGCCCGGGAGGGCGAACCCTCGCTCCGGGACGATAAACCCGTTTGCGATCCCCTCGTTGAGGATCTCCAGGTTCATCCCGGAAAACCGCTGACCGTCCCCGAAGACCCCGAGCAGGGCGAGCCCTGCAAGGTCGCGGTTGTCCCCCATCTCCTGCGCCACCAGGTAGGCGGTCCCGGATGCGGTGAGGTCCTGCTCGCCGTCGATCCCGGCCAGGCGGGGGTTCACGTGGAAGGGCCCCTCGAAGTGCGGGACGTGGTGGTCGACGATCATCACCGTCCCGGGCAGATCGGCAAGGCCGGCGCCGAAATCGCAGAGCAGGGTCGACTCAGGGTGGACGATATCCTCTGTCCCGATGCTCTGGCGGACCCGCAGTCTGAACCTGCGCCCCGCGCGGAGCATCGCCTGACAGAGGATCGCCGCCGCGGCGATCCCGTCGGCGTCATGGTGGGCGTAGACCTCGACAAAATCGGTCGCGAGGATCTGCGCCGCAACCCGTTCGGCAGCGGCCTGAATGGACATGACTTATCTGGAGAGGAGAATCTCGGCAGTCTCCGGCTTGTAGGTCCAGTCCTTTGCGAGCTTGCCGCTCGAACGGTAGTACTTCACCAGGCGGCGCACCTTCGACTCGGTGAGCTGGAGCTGCCGCTTGTTGTGCAGGTCCTTCTTGTTCTCCGCAAGGTGCTTGCGCATGCCGAGCGCCTTTGCGATAAGGTTCCTGAGGTCCTCGGGGATCTCCTGCTCGAGCCCGTTCTGGCTGAGGATCTCGCCGATCTTCTTCCCGGCCACGAGTTTCACGTCCGGAACGCCGTACTTGTCTCTCAGGACGAACCCGATCTCGCTGCTGGATTTGCCTTTCTTACGGAGATCGACAACAACCTTCTCTGCCTCGTCCGCCGAGATCCCGGTCCATTCCGGTGCCTCGGTGCGGTACGGTGCGACTGAGCCGGACTTGCCTCTCCGCCGTGCATGCATTCGTGCCATATTCTACCTCATATGACAGAGTAAGTCCAGAAAAGAGCAGTACTGCTACTGACTTCCCTGTAATCCCGAGCCACTTCGGGCCGTGCCGGAACGGCACGTCGGACTTACATCGGCCAGCACATAAAAGTGCTATATATAAATCTCGTTCCTTCTTCTTAAGGCTGACGGCAGAACAAAAGCGAAACCTTTAATCTCCCTCCCGAAAGTATGCCCCATAAGCATACCCCCATGATGCCCCCCTTTCCCTCGCTCCGCCTCCCGGAGCGCTGGCAGATCCCCGTCCTGGCCGTCGCCGGAGTGGGAGCGCTGGCAGCGACCACGATGGCGGCCGCAGCCGGTTTTACTGCCGTTATCGCCCAGACCTTCTATATCCCGATCATCCTGGCGGTCGTCTGGTACCGCTGGCGCGGGCTTGCGGTGGTGGCCGCCATTACCGCGGCGTATATCCCGATCCTTGGATGGTTTACCGGGTTCGCCTCCCCGGCATTCCCCGAAGCGGTCGCCCGCGCCGCCGTCATGATCGCCGTCGCCATGGTGCTGGCGGCGCTCTCCTCCCACGTGAGCGCCCTTGCGCGCGACTATCCCGGCATCTTCCAGCACGCCGGCGACGGATACATCATCGTCGATCAGCAGTCGCTTGCTGTTCTGGACCTGAACCGGACGGCGGCAGAGATGATCGGGTTTGCGCCGTCCGAGGTCGTGGGCCGCTCGCTCGTCTCCCTGTTTGCCGATCCCGCGACGGCCGAAGGGACGGCAGAGGCGCTGAAGGCCGGGCAGGACCTCGACGTCCTCGAAGCGGCGCTCACGATGCGGGGCGGCGGCGTCCGCTGGGTCAGGATCGTCTCGGGTTCGCTCCCCGAAGATCGGGTGGTCTGCACCCTCCTGGACATCTCCCGGCAGAAAGAGGACGAACGGACGATGAGGGCCCTTGCCAGGCTCGCCGGGGAAAGCCCCGACCCAGTCCTCAGGATCGGGCCGGGAGGGCAGATACTCTATGCAAACGAGGCGGCGATGGCGGTCATCGGGGCCGAAGCGCCCGGGGAGAAGAGTGAAGCACGGGCGGCACTCTCCCGCGCCGCCGCGGAGGCGACGGCCACCGGCGACCAGGTCGAACTCGAAGTCCGGGTCGGCAACGGGACCTTCCTGATCACGGTCGTCCCGATCGAGGGGGAAGACTACGTCAATCTCTACGGGAAGGATATCACCGGAATAAAGGCGGCGGAGACGGCGATCCGGCTGAACGAACAGCGTCTCGAAGCTCTGAGGGGGCTGGACCGGATGTACGACGCCCCCTTAAAGGCGATCACCGACTACGCCCTTTCCTGCGCCATATCGATGACCGGGAGCGAACACGGGTATTTCGCCTTCCTGGACCCGGAAGAGCGGACGCTGACGATGCAGTCCTGGTCAGACCGGGCGATGGCCGTCTGCCGGGTGGAGAACCCGCAGAACACGTATATCCTCGCCGAGACCGGGCTCTGGGGCGAACCGGTGCGGCAGCGCCACAGGGTGATCCTCAACGACTACGCCGCCCCCTCGCCGTTGAAGAAAGGCACCCCGCCGGGCCACCCGGCGATCAGGCGGTTTTTAAGCGTCCCGGTCTTCGAGGGGGAGCGGATCGTGGCGGTGGCCGGGGTGATCAACAAGGCCGCTCCCTATGACGAGGACGACGCCCGCCAGTTCTCCCTGCTGATGACAGGGATGTGGGGGCTGGTCAGGAGAAAACGGTATTCCGACGACCTGAAACGCTCGGAGGCCCTCTACCGCACGATCTTCGAGGCGACCGGGGCGGCGACGATGATCCTGGACGGCGACGGCATGATCGTCCACGCCAACGCGCGGTTCAGGCATTTCGGCTACGACCCCGCCGATATCGTCGGCCGGAGCGCCTGGACGTCGGTCTTCGACGGCCCGATGCACAATGCGGGCTGGCAGTACCACCAGATACACCGCATCGAGCGGGAGAAGGTGCCGGTGTACGAGGGGCAGGTGCTCGACGCCGACGGGAAGGTGCGCGACGCCCTGGTGACCGCCGCCATGATCCCGGAGACGGACCTGAGCGTGGTCTCGGTGATGGACATCACGCCCCTGAAGGAGGCGGAGCGGGAAATTGCCGTCAAGAACCGCGAACTCGCCGCCCTTGCGGAGGTCTCGGCGATCACTTCGTCGCTTCTGCCGATCCCCGAGCGTCTGGACGCCGCCCTGGCAAAAGTGCTGAACCTCATGGACTTTGAGACCGGGGCGATCTACCTCTTCGAGGGGAAGGGGGATGTCGGCGTCCGCGTCAGCCAGCGCTGGCCGGCCGACATGGAGGCGCCATACGAGATCAAACGGCTGGCGGTTCCCTCCGAGCCGCGGTATTCGTCAGACCGGCCCGAGGGCGTCCCCCCGCATATCAGGGAAAGGTTTGCGTCCTACGCCTCGATCCCGCTGAAGGTCGGGGACGAAATCTCCGGCACCCTGAACATGGCGACGCGAAGGGAGCACGTGTTCACGACCGGGGAGCGGGAGTTCCTGGAGACGTCCGGGCGGGCGATCGGGGGGGCGGTGCTGCGGGCGCGGTTCAGCGAGGACCTGGAACGGGCGAACGCCGACGCCAACCTCTACCTGGACATCATGACGCACGACATCAACAACGCCAACACGGTGGCGGTGGGCTACTGCGGCCTGCTCCTGCCCAGGCTCGCCGGGAAGGAGCACCTGATGGCGAAGAAGGTGCTCGCCGGGATCAGGCAGAGCATCGAGATCATCATGAATGTCTCGACCTACCGCTCCCTGAGCCAGCGGGCGACGCGGGTCGAGCCGGTGCCGCTGGACGCCGCCATCAGGAGCGAGATCGCCCGGTTCTCCGAGCTGGATATCAGGTACGCGGGGACCGATGCGGTCGTGATGGCCGACGACCTCCTCACCGAGGTGTTCACGAACCTGATCGGGAACGCCGGGAAGTTCGGGGGGCCCGAGGTGACCGTCTGGATCGCGGTGGTGAAGGAGGACGACCGCGTGGCGGTGACGGTGGCCGACAACGGCCCCGGCATCCCGGACGACCAGAAGGAGAACGTCTTCGGGCGGTTCGTGCGGAACGCCCCGCGGGTCTCGGGCAAGGGGCTCGGGCTCTGGATCTGCCGGATGCTCGCCGAGCGCTACGGCGGGAGCATCGCGGCCGGGGACCGCGTGCCGGGCAGTCCGGGGGAGGGGGCGGCGATCACCCTGGTGCTGCGGCGGGCCGGGGATTAACCTTTAATAGCGAGGAAGGGGAATATGATCTGGTACCTGCGATAGTAGTCTAGTGGTAGGACAGGGGCTTCCCAAGCCTCTAACTCGGGTTCGAATCCCGGCTATCGCATAAAAGAGCGTTTTTTGCGGCCTTTTGTGAGGGAAGGGCTGTTTTTTTGGGTTGCGAGGGATTGTTTTTGTGTGCGGCGTCGCCGGGAGCGACAGGTGTTCCCGGGAGGATTCGGCGGCGGAGATGGGCATCACAGAAAAAGAGTTCGACAAAGCCAAAATAGTGGGAAATACCAGGCGGCTCACTTGAGCTTTTTCTCGAGTTTCTTGAGTTTCTTCCTGGCGGCCTCGCTACCTGCAGCCGCCTGCTGCGAGAGCTCTTCTGCCTTGGCCTTCTGCACTTTTTTCAGCTTTTCCAATTGTTTCTTACTCGTTGGCATACCATTACCTCGCTACGCGTTTGGCCCGTTCTATTTATCTTTTTTCGCCGTATAAATACCCTGGTATCGCTGTACCAGCCCGGAAAATCTTCGGGTACGAGAAACTCGAAAACGATTCAACCGACATTCGGCACCACTTTTTTTCAGGAGGGGTACTGTTCAACAACGCCATTTCTCTTTCATTGCTCAAATGCCCACAGGACGGAGATATCCGAAAAATAGCCAGGAATGCCCGGATATCCGCCCCAAAAAAGGGGGAGCGATCCCCCTTTAGTTCAGGGCCGCGACCCCGTCCGCCCAGGTTTCGACGGTCGCAAGAACGGCGTCGTCCTCGTACGAGGTGATCCGCACGCTCTCGCGGGCCAGGGCGACGTAGTAGGTCTCGCCGTTCGCGTCGTGGCACTTCAGCTGGCAGCTGAAGGTGTCGGCGTCCGGGTTCCTGACGGCGTCGCCCCCGAGCGCAGTCTCAAGGGCCGCATCGTTCAGGACGGCGGTCGCCGCGGCGTTGAAGGCCGCCATGTCGGGCGCCCTGACGGTGACGGTCCCGACGACATTGCCCTCGACGTCCTCGTAGTTCACCCGGAGGGTGTAGGACTCGCGGTTGCGCTCGACGCCTGAATGGGTCGAACCGCTCTGCACGTAGTCCACACACCCGAAGGGGTTGTCGGCGATG from Methanofollis liminatans DSM 4140 encodes:
- a CDS encoding DHH family phosphoesterase, translating into MSIQAAAERVAAQILATDFVEVYAHHDADGIAAAAILCQAMLRAGRRFRLRVRQSIGTEDIVHPESTLLCDFGAGLADLPGTVMIVDHHVPHFEGPFHVNPRLAGIDGEQDLTASGTAYLVAQEMGDNRDLAGLALLGVFGDGQRFSGMNLEILNEGIANGFIVPERGFALPGASVREALGTAVTPYIPGVSGNAATITRILEQAAGEEAVATDLLLSLLVLEAGEETAPSVFSRLYGGRYRLEREVIDDARTLAAVIDGCGQQGRGGLAAAVCLRSPDLVAEAEEVAAAYRARVLAAVMAAERVEETGRIYRVADAGAASGVADCLANDVRQAAPVAVVAENGACWQISARCPPGVDLDLEALLRRLAAETGGSGGGHRSRAGARIPLDRIDEFEAGFLRGIAA
- a CDS encoding 30S ribosomal protein S15; its protein translation is MARMHARRRGKSGSVAPYRTEAPEWTGISADEAEKVVVDLRKKGKSSSEIGFVLRDKYGVPDVKLVAGKKIGEILSQNGLEQEIPEDLRNLIAKALGMRKHLAENKKDLHNKRQLQLTESKVRRLVKYYRSSGKLAKDWTYKPETAEILLSR
- a CDS encoding GAF domain-containing protein, giving the protein MMPPFPSLRLPERWQIPVLAVAGVGALAATTMAAAAGFTAVIAQTFYIPIILAVVWYRWRGLAVVAAITAAYIPILGWFTGFASPAFPEAVARAAVMIAVAMVLAALSSHVSALARDYPGIFQHAGDGYIIVDQQSLAVLDLNRTAAEMIGFAPSEVVGRSLVSLFADPATAEGTAEALKAGQDLDVLEAALTMRGGGVRWVRIVSGSLPEDRVVCTLLDISRQKEDERTMRALARLAGESPDPVLRIGPGGQILYANEAAMAVIGAEAPGEKSEARAALSRAAAEATATGDQVELEVRVGNGTFLITVVPIEGEDYVNLYGKDITGIKAAETAIRLNEQRLEALRGLDRMYDAPLKAITDYALSCAISMTGSEHGYFAFLDPEERTLTMQSWSDRAMAVCRVENPQNTYILAETGLWGEPVRQRHRVILNDYAAPSPLKKGTPPGHPAIRRFLSVPVFEGERIVAVAGVINKAAPYDEDDARQFSLLMTGMWGLVRRKRYSDDLKRSEALYRTIFEATGAATMILDGDGMIVHANARFRHFGYDPADIVGRSAWTSVFDGPMHNAGWQYHQIHRIEREKVPVYEGQVLDADGKVRDALVTAAMIPETDLSVVSVMDITPLKEAEREIAVKNRELAALAEVSAITSSLLPIPERLDAALAKVLNLMDFETGAIYLFEGKGDVGVRVSQRWPADMEAPYEIKRLAVPSEPRYSSDRPEGVPPHIRERFASYASIPLKVGDEISGTLNMATRREHVFTTGEREFLETSGRAIGGAVLRARFSEDLERANADANLYLDIMTHDINNANTVAVGYCGLLLPRLAGKEHLMAKKVLAGIRQSIEIIMNVSTYRSLSQRATRVEPVPLDAAIRSEIARFSELDIRYAGTDAVVMADDLLTEVFTNLIGNAGKFGGPEVTVWIAVVKEDDRVAVTVADNGPGIPDDQKENVFGRFVRNAPRVSGKGLGLWICRMLAERYGGSIAAGDRVPGSPGEGAAITLVLRRAGD